A region of Myxococcus stipitatus DSM 14675 DNA encodes the following proteins:
- a CDS encoding TolC family protein has product MGFALLSRGAGAALFILLQPAVAWSRMLTLRESLDTALQNHGAIRAKESRRDAARDDLSHTKQAYLPEVVLSAQQVYGTVNAMHGPLYSPGGPSNASTSAPPLPAQNWNASFGALYSVLVHWNVSTFGRLDRQIELSSRTEDLRRRELELEKFKHGVRVTHAYLNLSTAQRLHHIQKENVSRLQVVLETVESHTGSGLSPGVDASFARAELANARALWLKAQDAELLASKELAVLMGVPFREFQLEPTFHQATPEATDPAAVTPSHPILAVHEGQVLQGAQEAKVASAEGRPTLSAFGLLQGRGSGFRNDYGQNPAAFSRSYVDGVGIDRGNYVAGLGLSWNLSALVRSFSSEAAREGRTRALQQEQELATQELVAQARFAEHKFHLATEVSRESRVQKSAAVEGFQQGTARYDSGLGTIVELTQATFAVTRAEVDLELAQNGIWQALLLKSAAAGDLNPFLQQVRGAQNP; this is encoded by the coding sequence ATGGGGTTCGCATTGCTCTCGCGAGGCGCTGGCGCCGCGCTTTTCATCCTCCTCCAGCCCGCCGTGGCCTGGTCTCGAATGCTCACCTTGCGTGAGTCCTTGGACACGGCGCTCCAGAACCACGGCGCCATTCGCGCGAAGGAGTCCCGGCGAGACGCGGCTCGAGACGACCTCTCCCATACGAAACAAGCCTATCTGCCGGAGGTCGTGCTGTCCGCGCAGCAGGTCTACGGCACCGTGAATGCCATGCATGGGCCACTGTATTCACCGGGCGGACCCTCCAATGCCTCGACCAGCGCGCCTCCTCTGCCAGCGCAGAACTGGAATGCCTCCTTCGGTGCCCTGTACTCGGTGCTGGTCCACTGGAATGTCTCGACGTTCGGACGGCTGGACCGACAGATTGAGCTGTCGTCGAGAACGGAAGACCTGCGGCGCCGGGAACTCGAGCTCGAGAAGTTCAAGCACGGCGTCCGGGTCACCCACGCATACCTCAACCTCTCGACGGCTCAGCGTCTCCACCACATCCAGAAGGAGAATGTCTCGCGCCTCCAGGTCGTGCTCGAGACAGTCGAGAGCCACACCGGAAGTGGGCTCTCTCCTGGCGTCGATGCCTCCTTCGCGCGCGCGGAGCTCGCGAATGCCAGGGCCCTGTGGCTCAAGGCCCAGGACGCGGAGCTCCTGGCTTCGAAAGAGCTCGCGGTGCTGATGGGGGTTCCCTTCCGTGAGTTCCAACTGGAGCCCACCTTCCACCAAGCCACCCCCGAGGCAACCGACCCCGCGGCCGTCACCCCGAGCCACCCGATCCTCGCGGTGCACGAGGGGCAGGTCCTCCAAGGAGCGCAGGAGGCCAAGGTCGCCTCCGCCGAGGGCCGGCCCACACTCTCCGCCTTCGGCCTCTTGCAGGGGCGTGGCTCGGGTTTCCGCAATGACTACGGACAGAACCCAGCGGCATTCTCGCGCTCGTACGTCGACGGCGTCGGCATCGACCGAGGCAACTACGTGGCGGGGCTGGGCCTGAGCTGGAACCTCTCCGCCCTGGTCCGCAGCTTCTCCAGTGAAGCCGCTCGAGAGGGGCGCACTCGCGCGCTCCAGCAGGAGCAGGAGCTGGCGACGCAAGAGCTGGTGGCTCAGGCGCGCTTCGCCGAGCACAAGTTCCACCTCGCAACCGAGGTCTCCCGTGAGTCTCGGGTGCAGAAGTCCGCCGCGGTGGAGGGCTTCCAGCAGGGCACGGCCCGGTATGACAGCGGGCTGGGGACCATTGTCGAGCTCACCCAAGCGACCTTCGCGGTGACTCGGGCGGAGGTCGACCTGGAGCTGGCTCAGAACGGCATCTGGCAAGCCCTGCTGCTCAAGTCGGCCGCGGCGGGTGACCTCAATCCCTTTCTTCAGCAGGTCCGTGGAGCCCAGAACCCATGA
- a CDS encoding RNA polymerase sigma factor, producing the protein MNVRLDSELDALMARLADGDRGAFTRVFELLWEPIQTLCRNLLKNEADAADAGQDAMHKILERASDFDRTRPAMPWALAIAGWECRTLARRRERRREEDAEAIPSQAGPHAEEAFLQRDLTAAAMAALGVLSDVDREVLVATFWDEAASVSGPTLRKRRERALDRLRKTFRSLYGLD; encoded by the coding sequence ATGAACGTGCGACTGGACTCGGAGCTCGATGCGCTCATGGCGCGGCTCGCCGACGGCGACCGCGGTGCGTTCACCCGCGTCTTCGAGCTGCTCTGGGAGCCCATCCAGACGCTGTGCCGGAACCTCCTCAAGAACGAAGCCGACGCCGCCGACGCGGGGCAGGACGCCATGCACAAGATTCTCGAACGGGCCTCCGACTTCGACAGGACGCGTCCGGCGATGCCTTGGGCCCTCGCCATCGCGGGGTGGGAGTGCCGGACGCTGGCTCGCCGCCGTGAGCGAAGGCGCGAAGAGGACGCGGAGGCCATCCCCTCCCAGGCGGGTCCTCACGCTGAAGAGGCCTTCCTCCAGCGCGACCTGACCGCCGCCGCGATGGCCGCCCTCGGTGTGCTGTCGGATGTGGACCGCGAGGTGCTCGTCGCCACGTTCTGGGACGAGGCCGCCTCGGTCTCGGGCCCCACGCTCCGCAAGCGCCGTGAGCGTGCGCTCGACAGGCTTCGCAAGACCTTCAGGAGTCTCTATGGGCTCGACTGA